The following are encoded in a window of Sulfitobacter sp. S190 genomic DNA:
- a CDS encoding ABC transporter substrate-binding protein, giving the protein MTYKLGTLAVAGLMAASPVMADLVFPSLSYRTGPYAAGGIPFADGYQDYFTMLNERDGGIGGEMARVIECETGYNTEKGVECYESTKGEGSLVYQPLSTGITYQLIPKTTADGIPMHTMGYGRTSAANGEVFSHTFNYPANYWNGASGAINYLLSENGGDLNGKKIALVYHNSAYGKEPIRTLEELSKKHGFELSLVPVDHPGQEQKSQWLQIRRDRPDNVIMYGWGVMNQVAVQEAANIRFPMENFIGIWWSGSENDVLAAGAAADGYKALTFHGVGDNFPVFDDIKTHVVDTGKAAGAGDQIGTVLYNRGLYAAMLAAEAVKTAQEIHGVADITPAMMRDGMEALEITEAKMADLGLPNFGPEFNVSCENHGGAGLVGMTQWDAEAKEWSLISDFSESDMEVIQPLIDEDSTAYASENNIEVGCK; this is encoded by the coding sequence ATGACATACAAACTAGGTACACTGGCCGTTGCAGGCCTGATGGCAGCAAGCCCCGTGATGGCGGATCTTGTGTTTCCGTCGCTGAGCTATCGCACCGGGCCTTATGCCGCTGGCGGTATCCCGTTCGCGGACGGCTATCAGGATTATTTCACCATGCTGAATGAGCGCGATGGCGGCATCGGCGGTGAAATGGCGCGCGTGATCGAATGCGAAACCGGCTATAACACCGAAAAGGGTGTGGAGTGCTACGAGTCCACGAAGGGTGAAGGCAGCCTTGTCTATCAACCGCTGTCGACGGGCATCACGTACCAGCTGATCCCGAAGACAACGGCCGATGGCATTCCGATGCACACCATGGGTTATGGCCGGACATCCGCTGCCAATGGCGAAGTGTTCAGCCACACGTTCAACTATCCGGCCAACTACTGGAATGGTGCGTCGGGTGCGATCAACTATCTGTTGTCCGAGAACGGCGGTGATCTGAACGGCAAGAAAATCGCGCTGGTCTACCACAACTCGGCCTATGGCAAGGAGCCGATCCGCACGCTGGAAGAGCTTTCGAAGAAGCACGGCTTCGAGCTGAGCCTCGTGCCGGTCGACCACCCCGGTCAGGAACAAAAGTCCCAGTGGCTCCAGATCCGCCGCGATCGTCCTGACAACGTGATCATGTATGGCTGGGGCGTGATGAACCAGGTGGCCGTGCAGGAAGCGGCCAACATCCGGTTCCCGATGGAGAACTTCATCGGCATCTGGTGGTCCGGTTCCGAGAACGACGTGCTGGCGGCGGGTGCTGCGGCTGATGGCTACAAAGCGTTGACGTTCCACGGTGTGGGTGACAATTTCCCCGTTTTCGATGACATCAAGACACATGTCGTCGATACCGGCAAAGCCGCGGGCGCAGGTGACCAGATCGGCACCGTTCTGTACAACCGTGGCCTTTACGCCGCGATGTTGGCGGCCGAGGCTGTGAAAACGGCGCAGGAAATCCACGGTGTGGCCGATATCACGCCCGCGATGATGCGCGACGGCATGGAAGCGCTGGAAATCACCGAAGCCAAGATGGCCGATCTGGGCCTGCCGAACTTTGGTCCGGAATTCAACGTGTCGTGTGAGAACCACGGTGGGGCCGGTCTTGTCGGGATGACCCAGTGGGACGCGGAAGCGAAGGAGTGGAGCCTGATCTCCGACTTCTCCGAGTCCGATATGGAGGTGATCCAGCCGCTGATCGACGAAGATTCCACCGCTTACGCGTCGGAAAACAACATCGAGGTCGGCTGCAAGTAA
- a CDS encoding iron ABC transporter permease, which produces MSHVSTTSAVSRKPARDGLRALSGIALGVAAVCGLPMLAVLVAALSGGTDTISHLLGTVLPGYAGATLALVLLVGSGTFAVGVGAAWLVTMTRFPMVRLLEIALVLPLAFPAYVLAYAYTHILDHPGIVQTLLRDATGWGPRDYWFPEIRSLGGAAVMLILVLYPYVYLLARAAFLQQSGTTFLAARALGSSPLAAFFRVSLPLARPAIAGGVLLAVMETIADFGTVAYFGVQTFATGIYTSWFSLYDRAGAAQLALCLLSFALLLAMLERYQRGSAKYHDPARQSKSVMAAELRGWRAVGAFALCAIPVMLGAVLPIVVLFSMGLGSEQNLLSARYLGFIKNSATLAGVAAVVTVLAAVSVGFFRRLDGGRMARSAAYVARLGYAVPGGVIAVGLIVPFAAFDNALDAWMRETFDYSTGLLITGSIWLLVAAYMVRFLAAALGAYEGGQAMVHVNMDAAARSLGQTPIGTLRRVHLPILAPSLLTALLIVFVDVMKELPATLIMRPFNFDTLAVQAYRLASDERLEGAAVPSLVIVAMGLLPVILICRQVGRR; this is translated from the coding sequence ATGAGCCACGTATCGACCACATCTGCGGTATCGCGCAAACCCGCGCGTGACGGTCTACGCGCCCTGTCGGGTATTGCCTTGGGGGTGGCGGCGGTCTGCGGGCTGCCGATGTTGGCGGTACTGGTGGCGGCCCTGTCGGGCGGGACTGACACCATCAGCCATTTGCTGGGGACGGTTTTGCCGGGATACGCGGGTGCGACGCTTGCTCTGGTGCTTCTGGTCGGCAGTGGCACCTTTGCAGTTGGTGTCGGGGCTGCGTGGTTGGTAACCATGACCCGCTTTCCAATGGTGCGGCTTTTGGAAATCGCTTTGGTTCTGCCCTTGGCGTTTCCCGCCTATGTCCTAGCGTACGCCTATACCCATATTCTGGACCATCCGGGGATCGTACAGACATTGCTGCGTGATGCGACGGGGTGGGGGCCGCGCGATTATTGGTTCCCCGAGATCCGGTCTCTTGGCGGTGCTGCGGTCATGCTGATCCTTGTGCTGTATCCTTACGTTTATCTTCTGGCGCGGGCCGCGTTCCTGCAGCAAAGCGGTACGACTTTTCTCGCGGCGCGGGCTCTTGGTTCTAGCCCGCTTGCCGCGTTCTTCCGCGTGAGCCTGCCTTTGGCGCGCCCGGCGATTGCGGGGGGTGTTCTGCTCGCGGTGATGGAGACGATCGCCGATTTCGGAACGGTTGCCTATTTCGGGGTGCAGACCTTTGCCACGGGCATCTACACCAGCTGGTTCTCGTTGTACGATCGTGCGGGTGCGGCCCAGTTGGCCTTGTGTTTGTTGAGCTTTGCTCTGTTGCTGGCGATGCTGGAGCGGTATCAGCGGGGGTCTGCGAAATACCATGATCCTGCGCGGCAGTCGAAGTCCGTGATGGCCGCCGAGTTGCGTGGATGGCGCGCGGTCGGGGCGTTTGCGTTATGCGCCATCCCCGTGATGCTGGGTGCGGTGCTGCCAATCGTTGTCCTGTTCAGCATGGGGCTCGGATCGGAGCAAAATCTGCTGAGTGCCCGCTATCTGGGTTTCATCAAGAATTCCGCCACGCTGGCCGGAGTGGCCGCTGTCGTCACCGTGCTGGCGGCGGTGTCTGTCGGGTTTTTTCGCCGGTTGGACGGGGGGCGCATGGCAAGGTCTGCGGCCTATGTTGCGCGGCTCGGCTATGCTGTGCCGGGCGGCGTCATCGCTGTGGGTCTTATCGTGCCGTTCGCGGCCTTCGACAATGCGCTGGATGCGTGGATGCGCGAGACGTTCGATTATTCGACCGGACTGCTTATCACCGGGTCGATCTGGTTGCTGGTCGCAGCCTATATGGTCAGGTTCCTGGCGGCAGCGCTGGGGGCCTATGAAGGCGGACAGGCGATGGTACATGTAAACATGGACGCCGCCGCGCGATCATTGGGGCAGACGCCTATCGGCACGCTGCGGCGGGTGCATTTGCCGATCCTCGCGCCTAGCCTTCTGACGGCACTACTTATTGTTTTTGTCGATGTGATGAAGGAATTGCCCGCGACGCTGATCATGCGGCCGTTCAATTTCGACACATTGGCCGTGCAGGCCTACCGGCTGGCCAGTGATGAACGGCTGGAAGGTGCCGCGGTGCCCAGCCTTGTGATCGTTGCGATGGGGCTGTTGCCGGTGATCCTGATTTGCCGCCAGGTGGGACGGCGCTAG
- a CDS encoding N-formylglutamate amidohydrolase: protein MPSAAYDVSLPAKPTSCVVFASPHSGRDYTWSFLRKTVLNEHAIRSSEDAFVDELYACAPLYGAAFIQAGAPRAFVDLNRSPDELDPALIEGVRRVGQNPRVASGLGIIPRVVANGRAIYRGKMTLHEAQDRIAKVWTPYHDKLQALLDAARARHGQTVLIDCHSMPHEAMDGVVRKGMRRPDVVLGDRFGAAAGGEVVDRIEAAFSAAGFTVTRNAPFAGAYITQAYGKPAKGQHAVQVEIDRSLYMNEQLIRPNGDFETVQAALQSVVAEVAQIGQGRVPLAAE from the coding sequence ATGCCATCGGCCGCTTACGATGTGTCGCTGCCCGCCAAGCCAACGTCATGCGTTGTGTTTGCATCGCCCCATTCGGGGCGCGATTATACGTGGTCCTTCCTGCGCAAGACCGTTTTGAACGAACACGCGATCCGGTCGTCCGAAGATGCTTTTGTCGATGAGCTTTACGCCTGTGCTCCGCTTTACGGGGCGGCGTTTATCCAGGCAGGGGCGCCGCGTGCCTTTGTCGATCTGAACCGGTCGCCAGATGAATTGGACCCTGCGTTGATCGAAGGTGTGCGCCGCGTGGGGCAAAATCCGCGTGTGGCATCCGGCCTCGGTATCATTCCACGCGTTGTCGCCAATGGGCGTGCGATCTACCGCGGAAAGATGACGCTGCACGAAGCGCAGGACCGCATTGCGAAGGTCTGGACACCCTATCACGACAAGCTGCAGGCGCTTCTGGATGCGGCGCGCGCGCGTCATGGGCAGACCGTTTTGATTGATTGCCATTCCATGCCCCACGAGGCGATGGACGGTGTTGTCCGGAAGGGCATGCGACGGCCTGATGTGGTGCTTGGTGATCGGTTTGGGGCCGCAGCGGGCGGTGAGGTCGTCGACCGGATCGAGGCCGCATTTTCTGCGGCGGGGTTTACGGTCACGCGCAATGCCCCGTTTGCCGGGGCCTATATCACGCAGGCCTATGGCAAACCCGCAAAGGGTCAGCATGCTGTACAAGTTGAAATTGATCGCTCTCTTTACATGAACGAGCAGTTGATCCGGCCAAATGGTGATTTCGAAACAGTGCAGGCCGCGCTTCAGTCTGTGGTGGCAGAAGTGGCTCAGATCGGGCAAGGGCGCGTGCCATTGGCCGCCGAATAG
- a CDS encoding branched-chain amino acid ABC transporter permease, with product MFYREAGDFSTTYAEDQQTFPIKFDRWRYYVVLFIAIVVVPFFINDYWANSLLLPFLIYAIAAIGLNILVGYCGQVSLGTGGFMAVGAYACYKFMTGVDIWWGGELLFRLPEFNIFFSVIMGGVMTALVGVLFGLPSLRIKGFYLAVATLAAQFFLVWLFNRVSWFYNYSASGQINAPERDLLGVLITGPSTEPWATYLFCLFFTIVSAVIARNLTRGASGRKWMAIRDMDIAAEIIGVNPLRAKLTAFAVSSFFIGISGALFFAVYLGAVEVGEAFGITKSFLVLFMIIIGGLGSIFGSFAGAAFLVLLPVLLKVVGVDWLGWPTDIVAHLQLVIVGLLIIVFLIAEPHGIAQLWRVAKEKLRLWPFPH from the coding sequence ATGTTCTACCGTGAAGCAGGCGATTTTTCGACGACCTACGCCGAGGACCAGCAGACCTTTCCGATCAAGTTCGATCGGTGGCGCTATTACGTCGTGTTGTTCATCGCGATTGTGGTGGTGCCCTTTTTCATCAATGATTACTGGGCGAACAGTCTTTTGCTGCCGTTCCTGATCTACGCGATTGCGGCCATCGGTCTGAACATTCTGGTGGGGTATTGCGGTCAGGTGAGCCTTGGTACCGGGGGCTTCATGGCTGTGGGGGCCTATGCCTGTTACAAGTTCATGACCGGCGTCGACATCTGGTGGGGGGGCGAATTGCTCTTCCGGCTGCCGGAATTCAACATTTTCTTTTCCGTCATCATGGGCGGCGTCATGACGGCCCTCGTCGGGGTGCTGTTCGGTTTGCCGAGCCTGCGCATCAAGGGGTTCTATCTGGCGGTTGCCACGTTGGCGGCGCAGTTTTTCCTGGTGTGGCTGTTCAACAGGGTGTCGTGGTTCTACAACTACTCCGCTTCGGGTCAGATCAACGCGCCCGAGCGTGATTTGCTGGGTGTTCTGATCACAGGACCCTCGACGGAGCCATGGGCCACCTATCTGTTTTGCCTGTTTTTCACCATTGTCAGCGCGGTGATTGCGCGCAACCTCACGCGGGGTGCGTCGGGCCGCAAGTGGATGGCGATCCGTGACATGGATATCGCGGCCGAGATCATCGGGGTCAATCCGCTGCGCGCCAAGCTGACGGCCTTTGCCGTTTCGTCTTTCTTCATCGGCATATCGGGGGCGTTGTTTTTCGCGGTGTACCTCGGCGCGGTAGAAGTCGGCGAGGCGTTTGGCATCACCAAGTCATTCCTGGTCCTCTTCATGATCATCATCGGCGGGCTGGGCAGCATATTCGGATCCTTTGCGGGGGCCGCGTTTCTGGTGCTGCTGCCTGTCCTGCTGAAGGTGGTCGGTGTGGATTGGCTCGGCTGGCCCACCGATATCGTGGCACATTTGCAGCTGGTCATCGTGGGCCTGCTCATTATCGTATTCCTCATCGCGGAGCCGCACGGGATTGCCCAGCTGTGGCGTGTCGCGAAGGAGAAACTGAGACTGTGGCCGTTCCCGCACTAG
- a CDS encoding phenylacetate--CoA ligase family protein, which produces MTQFFDALETRSAEARAADIAERLPEQIARAQALPGYAGSLDAVAAAKITRVEDLAGLPVLRKSDLGAAQAKAGPFGGLTTKSASEFSHVFQSPGPIYEPSSTDPDWWRMGRFLHALGIGSGDIVHNCFGYHLTPAGMIFESGARAVGAAVLPAGTGQTELQVMAARDIGTTAYAGTPDYLKIILEKADEMGVVLGITRAAVGGGALFPSLREWYAARGIVCLQCYATADLGNIAYESPAAEGMIVDEHVIVEIVTPGTGDPVAPGEVGEVVVTTLNPDYPLVRFATGDLSAVMEGASPCGRTNLRIKGWMGRADQTTKIKGMFVRPEQVAQLVAHHDEITRARVVASREGEQDLMTVHIESDTPDEEAYGASVQQLLKMKGRIEVVAPGSLPRDGLVIEDQRSYD; this is translated from the coding sequence ATGACCCAGTTCTTTGACGCGTTAGAGACCCGCAGCGCCGAGGCGCGCGCCGCCGATATCGCCGAGCGTCTGCCCGAACAGATTGCACGCGCGCAGGCTTTGCCGGGTTATGCGGGATCTTTGGACGCGGTCGCCGCTGCCAAGATCACGCGTGTGGAAGATCTGGCCGGTCTGCCGGTTTTGCGGAAATCCGATCTGGGCGCCGCGCAGGCCAAAGCCGGACCCTTTGGCGGTCTGACCACCAAGTCGGCGTCCGAATTCAGCCATGTGTTCCAGTCCCCCGGTCCGATTTACGAACCATCAAGCACGGATCCGGATTGGTGGCGGATGGGCCGTTTTCTGCATGCTTTGGGCATCGGTTCGGGCGATATCGTGCACAACTGCTTTGGGTATCATCTGACCCCTGCGGGAATGATTTTCGAAAGTGGTGCGCGGGCGGTGGGGGCCGCCGTTTTGCCTGCGGGTACGGGGCAGACCGAATTGCAGGTTATGGCCGCGCGCGACATCGGGACAACCGCCTATGCCGGTACGCCCGATTACCTAAAGATCATTCTCGAGAAAGCGGATGAAATGGGTGTCGTGCTGGGCATCACGCGGGCGGCGGTGGGGGGCGGTGCGCTGTTTCCGTCGCTGCGCGAATGGTATGCGGCCCGCGGCATCGTTTGCTTGCAGTGCTATGCCACCGCCGATCTGGGCAATATCGCGTACGAAAGCCCCGCGGCAGAGGGCATGATCGTGGATGAGCACGTCATCGTCGAGATCGTGACCCCCGGTACGGGTGATCCGGTTGCCCCGGGCGAGGTCGGCGAAGTCGTCGTGACCACGCTCAATCCCGACTATCCGCTTGTCCGCTTTGCAACCGGTGACCTGAGTGCTGTCATGGAAGGCGCATCGCCGTGTGGTCGGACCAACCTGCGCATCAAGGGTTGGATGGGCCGTGCAGACCAGACGACCAAGATCAAAGGCATGTTCGTGCGCCCCGAACAGGTGGCCCAGCTGGTCGCGCACCACGACGAAATCACACGCGCCCGTGTTGTGGCCAGTCGCGAGGGCGAGCAGGATTTGATGACGGTCCATATCGAGAGCGACACGCCTGACGAGGAAGCCTATGGCGCGTCAGTTCAGCAATTGCTCAAGATGAAAGGCCGCATTGAGGTGGTTGCGCCGGGCAGCCTGCCGCGGGATGGGTTGGTGATCGAGGATCAGCGGTCCTACGACTGA
- a CDS encoding DNA polymerase IV — protein MPALCRDCLTQFDDARRCPACASPRVTRNDELWDLSIAHMDCDAFYASVEKRDNPDLAGKPVIIGGGRRGVVSTACYVARIRGVRSAMPMFQALKLCPEAVVIKPRMDVYVEASRAIRAMMEELTPAIEPLSLDEAFLDMTGTARLHGAPPAVMLAGLVRRMKTELGLTGSIGLSHNKFLAKVASDLDKPHGFSVISKAGTPAFLRDKPVRMIWGVGAATQSSLDKAGIRTFSDLLRWEKTDLVARFGGMGERLYYLARGQDRRRVSAHAPMKSISNETTFGEDTNDPDILDGHLWRMAEKVADRAKAKGLAGRVVTLKLKRSNHSLLSRRVALTDPTQLADRIYRTARGLFDQVGNQGPYRLLGCGLSDISAAVDADKLGDLLDPQAGQRSKAEKATDAIRDRFGSRAIVKGRALR, from the coding sequence ATGCCCGCACTCTGCCGTGATTGCCTGACCCAATTCGATGACGCGCGCCGGTGCCCTGCCTGCGCCAGCCCCCGCGTCACGCGCAACGATGAATTGTGGGATCTTTCCATCGCCCACATGGATTGCGATGCCTTCTACGCCTCTGTCGAAAAACGCGACAATCCCGATCTTGCCGGCAAACCGGTTATCATCGGCGGCGGTAGACGCGGTGTGGTGTCAACGGCCTGCTACGTTGCCCGAATCCGCGGCGTGCGCTCGGCCATGCCGATGTTTCAGGCGCTCAAACTCTGCCCCGAAGCGGTTGTGATCAAACCCCGCATGGACGTCTACGTCGAGGCATCCCGCGCCATCCGCGCCATGATGGAAGAACTCACCCCCGCGATCGAGCCGCTGTCGCTGGACGAGGCGTTTCTCGACATGACCGGCACCGCCCGCCTGCACGGTGCCCCACCGGCGGTGATGCTGGCAGGTCTTGTGCGCCGCATGAAAACGGAACTGGGGCTTACCGGATCCATCGGGCTCAGCCACAACAAATTTCTGGCCAAAGTCGCGTCCGATCTGGACAAACCCCACGGGTTCTCGGTCATCAGCAAAGCGGGCACGCCCGCGTTTTTGCGCGACAAACCGGTGCGGATGATCTGGGGCGTCGGCGCCGCAACACAATCCTCTTTGGACAAGGCCGGAATCCGGACCTTCTCGGACCTTTTGCGCTGGGAAAAGACCGATCTGGTGGCGCGGTTCGGTGGCATGGGCGAACGGCTCTATTATCTCGCCCGCGGTCAGGACAGGCGCCGCGTTTCCGCCCACGCCCCGATGAAATCCATCTCGAATGAAACGACATTCGGGGAAGATACCAACGATCCCGATATTCTCGATGGCCACCTGTGGCGCATGGCCGAAAAAGTCGCCGACAGGGCCAAGGCGAAAGGGCTCGCCGGGCGGGTGGTGACGTTGAAACTCAAACGGTCCAACCATTCCCTGTTGTCGCGGCGGGTCGCTCTGACCGACCCTACCCAGTTGGCGGACCGTATTTACCGCACGGCGCGGGGCCTTTTCGATCAGGTCGGCAATCAGGGACCGTATCGTCTTTTGGGGTGCGGCCTGTCCGACATTAGCGCTGCGGTGGACGCGGACAAACTGGGCGATCTGCTGGACCCGCAAGCTGGCCAGCGCAGCAAGGCGGAAAAAGCAACCGATGCCATTCGCGACCGCTTTGGCAGCCGGGCCATCGTGAAAGGGCGCGCCTTGCGTTGA
- the ykgO gene encoding type B 50S ribosomal protein L36, translating to MKVRNSLRSLKNRHRDCRVVRRKGRVYVINKTQRRFKARQG from the coding sequence ATGAAAGTTCGCAATTCGCTCCGCTCGCTCAAGAACCGGCACCGCGACTGCCGTGTTGTGCGTCGCAAAGGCCGCGTTTACGTAATCAACAAGACGCAGCGCCGGTTTAAAGCCCGCCAAGGCTGA
- a CDS encoding ABC transporter ATP-binding protein — MLDDATTPQTQSDTVLEVNNIEVIYNHVILVLKGVSLNVPKGGITALLGGNGAGKTTTLKAISGLLASERGEVTKGSIKYRGTQIQHADPAETVKTGVVQVMEGRHCFEHLTVEENLLTGAYTRTDGAAAIAQDLEMVYDYFPRLRERRKSQAGYTSGGEQQMCAVGRALMSRPETILLDEPSMGLAPQLVEQIFEIVKTINEKEGVTFLLAEQNTNVALRFAHYGYILESGRVVMDGPAADLRENQDVKEFYLGMSDEGRKSFRDVRSYRRRKRWLS, encoded by the coding sequence ATGCTGGATGATGCCACGACCCCGCAAACGCAGTCCGATACCGTGCTTGAGGTCAACAACATCGAAGTGATCTACAACCATGTGATCCTCGTGTTGAAGGGCGTCAGCCTGAATGTGCCAAAAGGAGGCATCACGGCCCTTTTGGGGGGCAACGGGGCGGGCAAGACGACGACGCTCAAGGCGATTTCGGGATTGCTGGCGTCCGAACGGGGCGAGGTCACCAAAGGGTCGATCAAGTACCGCGGGACGCAGATTCAGCACGCCGATCCTGCCGAAACCGTGAAAACGGGTGTGGTGCAGGTCATGGAAGGCCGCCACTGCTTTGAACACCTGACCGTCGAGGAAAACCTGTTGACCGGGGCCTACACCCGGACCGATGGCGCCGCCGCCATCGCGCAGGATCTCGAGATGGTTTACGATTATTTCCCGCGTCTGCGCGAACGCCGCAAGAGCCAGGCTGGCTATACCTCGGGCGGCGAGCAGCAGATGTGCGCCGTGGGCCGCGCCTTGATGAGCCGCCCTGAAACGATCCTGCTGGACGAGCCTTCGATGGGACTGGCACCGCAGCTGGTCGAACAGATTTTCGAGATCGTCAAAACGATCAACGAGAAGGAAGGTGTGACCTTCCTGCTGGCCGAGCAGAACACCAACGTGGCCCTGCGATTCGCGCACTACGGCTACATCCTTGAATCAGGGCGTGTGGTCATGGACGGCCCCGCCGCCGATTTGCGCGAAAATCAGGATGTGAAGGAATTCTATCTCGGTATGTCCGACGAAGGCCGCAAGTCGTTCCGCGATGTGCGCAGCTACCGGCGCCGCAAGCGTTGGCTGAGCTGA
- a CDS encoding branched-chain amino acid ABC transporter permease, with amino-acid sequence MPEQLVFTVEVFLNGLMAGVLYALVALGFVLIYKASGIFNYAQGVMALFAAMTLVGIQNGQVPFAHLINAIFGTDVHKFGWSVHSFIAIALTVVVMVALAWAVQRFVFRHLVGQEPIILFMATIGLAYFLEGVADLMWGSELKALNVCAADGACLPQGMNLWLDETTFTAFGTGIFIDNLDIVASVIAALLVIGLVMFAQYTKQGRAMRAVADDHQAALSVGVSLNFIWILVWSLAGFVALVAGIMWGAKSGVQFSLSLIALKALPVLMLGGFTSIPGAIVGGLIIGVGEKLFEFLIGAPFLGGATENWFAYMLALLFLVFRPQGLFGEKIIERV; translated from the coding sequence ATGCCTGAGCAGCTTGTTTTTACGGTCGAAGTGTTTCTGAACGGGTTGATGGCGGGGGTGCTTTACGCGCTTGTGGCGCTGGGATTTGTCCTGATCTACAAGGCGTCGGGGATTTTCAACTATGCCCAAGGGGTCATGGCGCTTTTTGCGGCGATGACGCTGGTCGGCATCCAGAACGGTCAGGTGCCCTTTGCCCATCTCATCAACGCGATCTTCGGCACCGATGTGCATAAATTCGGCTGGTCGGTTCATAGCTTTATCGCCATTGCGCTGACGGTTGTCGTGATGGTTGCGCTGGCCTGGGCGGTGCAGCGGTTCGTGTTCCGCCATCTGGTAGGGCAGGAGCCGATCATCCTGTTCATGGCGACCATCGGTCTGGCCTATTTTCTCGAAGGTGTCGCGGATCTGATGTGGGGGTCAGAGCTGAAGGCGCTGAACGTATGTGCGGCGGACGGGGCCTGTTTGCCGCAGGGCATGAACCTGTGGCTGGACGAGACAACATTTACGGCATTCGGGACGGGCATCTTTATCGATAACCTCGACATCGTTGCCAGCGTGATCGCGGCGCTTCTGGTGATCGGGTTGGTGATGTTTGCCCAATACACCAAACAGGGCCGCGCGATGCGGGCCGTGGCGGATGACCATCAGGCGGCATTGTCCGTCGGGGTGTCGCTGAATTTCATCTGGATCCTGGTCTGGTCGCTCGCCGGATTTGTCGCTTTGGTGGCGGGGATCATGTGGGGCGCGAAATCGGGGGTCCAGTTTTCGCTGTCTCTTATCGCGCTGAAGGCTTTGCCTGTGCTGATGCTGGGTGGGTTTACCTCGATCCCGGGGGCCATCGTGGGCGGGTTGATCATCGGGGTGGGGGAGAAGCTCTTTGAGTTCCTGATCGGTGCGCCTTTCCTTGGCGGGGCCACGGAGAACTGGTTTGCCTATATGCTGGCGCTGCTGTTTCTGGTGTTCCGCCCGCAGGGGTTGTTCGGGGAGAAGATCATTGAACGGGTCTAG
- the yghU gene encoding glutathione-dependent disulfide-bond oxidoreductase, giving the protein MTEYTPPKVWTWDSESGGKFASINRPIAGATHDKDLPVGKHPLQLHSLATPNGVKVTILLEELLAAGHEGAEYDAWLIDIGEGDQFGSGFVEINPNSKIPALLDRSGDTPQRVFESGAILMYLAEKFGAFMPTDPSKRTEMLSWLFWQMGSAPYLGGGFGHFYAYAPEKFEYPINRFSMEAKRQLDVMDKHLASNEWFAGDYSIADIAIWSWYGQLVLGRLYDAAEFLDVQSYINVTRWAKEIDARPAVLRGRMVNRPFGEPEMQLHERHDASDFENRTQDKIGKS; this is encoded by the coding sequence ATGACCGAGTACACTCCCCCCAAAGTCTGGACCTGGGACAGCGAAAGCGGCGGTAAATTCGCCTCCATCAACCGCCCCATCGCCGGTGCTACCCATGACAAGGACCTTCCGGTCGGAAAACACCCGCTTCAATTGCACTCGCTTGCAACGCCCAACGGGGTCAAGGTGACGATCCTTCTCGAAGAATTGCTCGCCGCTGGCCACGAAGGGGCGGAATACGACGCATGGCTGATCGACATCGGCGAAGGCGATCAATTCGGCTCCGGCTTTGTGGAGATCAATCCGAATTCGAAAATTCCCGCGCTGCTCGACCGGTCGGGTGATACGCCACAACGGGTATTCGAAAGCGGCGCAATCTTGATGTATCTGGCGGAAAAGTTCGGTGCGTTCATGCCCACCGATCCCTCTAAACGCACCGAAATGCTCAGCTGGCTTTTCTGGCAAATGGGCTCGGCGCCGTATCTCGGCGGCGGATTCGGCCACTTCTACGCCTATGCACCGGAAAAGTTCGAATACCCGATCAATCGTTTCTCAATGGAGGCCAAGCGCCAGCTCGACGTGATGGACAAGCATCTGGCCAGCAACGAATGGTTCGCCGGTGACTATTCCATCGCAGATATCGCGATATGGTCGTGGTATGGCCAACTTGTACTTGGGCGTCTCTACGACGCTGCCGAATTCCTCGACGTGCAAAGCTACATAAACGTAACACGGTGGGCCAAAGAAATTGATGCACGTCCCGCGGTCCTGCGCGGACGTATGGTCAACCGGCCCTTCGGCGAACCCGAAATGCAATTGCATGAACGTCACGACGCATCCGATTTTGAAAACCGGACCCAGGACAAGATCGGCAAATCCTGA